From a single Clostridium isatidis genomic region:
- a CDS encoding PTS glucose transporter subunit IIA, which yields MIKAPIAGNIKPLSEIEDSAFALGSLGNGVAIDPTEGKVVAPFDATVTSLFPTKHAIGLISDKGIEILIHIGINTVKLEGKYFKAHVNQGDKVKAGQNLITFDIDGIKKEGFNIETPIVITNSSDYLDIIETEKEYVNRNDELLTVINN from the coding sequence ATTATTAAAGCTCCTATAGCAGGAAATATTAAGCCTTTATCAGAAATTGAAGATTCTGCTTTTGCTCTAGGCTCATTAGGTAATGGAGTAGCAATTGATCCTACAGAAGGAAAAGTAGTTGCTCCTTTTGATGCTACAGTTACTTCATTATTTCCAACAAAGCATGCAATTGGATTAATTTCTGATAAGGGCATAGAAATATTAATTCATATTGGTATTAATACAGTTAAATTAGAAGGAAAATATTTTAAAGCCCATGTAAATCAAGGTGATAAAGTAAAGGCAGGTCAAAACTTAATTACTTTTGATATAGATGGAATAAAAAAAGAAGGTTTTAATATAGAGACTCCTATTGTTATAACAAATAGTTCTGATTATCTTGATATCATAGAAACGGAAAAAGAATATGTTAATAGGAATGATGAATTATTAACAGTAATAAATAATTAA
- a CDS encoding PTS transporter subunit EIIC has protein sequence MGKYENLAKEIVKNVGGKENINGLTHCITRLRFRLKDESKAKDEVLKNMEGVVTVMHSAGQYQVVIGNHVPMVFEEVCKVADISIDKGSEVDAHKGAFNKLIDIISGCFQPFLGALAAAGMIKGFNALFVFLGLYAQTDGAYILLNSIGDAIFYFMPIIIGYTSANKFKLNPFVGMIIGAALCYPNIQKSTLAAGEPLMTLFGGTFAESPVYIKIFGIPFLAQDYTSSVVPVIFIVWFASKLQKLGKKFIPEMLQNFFVPVFVLLISLPLGFLVIGPIVSIATSLVGEGFGSLYELSPIICGILLGFFWQVLVIFGLHWGLIPLAMMNLGILGYDTILTGTFGASFAQTAVVIAMYFKLKDKKQKALCLPAIVSGICGVTEPAIYGFSLPKKTPFIYSMIGGAVGGAIMGAMNVKSYTMGGLGIFGVVNYINTANNDASGMFASFICIAVSMAVGFVLTYFLWKDNSVVEQDSKKKLEMSL, from the coding sequence ATGGGCAAGTATGAAAATTTAGCAAAGGAAATTGTAAAAAATGTTGGTGGAAAAGAAAACATCAACGGATTAACACATTGTATTACACGTTTAAGATTTAGACTTAAAGATGAATCAAAGGCAAAGGATGAAGTCCTTAAAAATATGGAAGGTGTTGTTACTGTAATGCATAGTGCAGGACAATATCAAGTAGTAATAGGTAATCATGTACCTATGGTATTTGAAGAAGTTTGCAAGGTTGCAGATATTTCTATTGATAAGGGCAGTGAAGTTGATGCACATAAGGGAGCATTTAATAAGCTTATAGATATTATAAGCGGCTGTTTCCAACCTTTCCTAGGAGCCCTTGCAGCAGCAGGTATGATTAAGGGATTTAATGCATTATTTGTATTCCTTGGCCTTTATGCACAAACAGATGGAGCTTATATTTTATTAAATTCAATTGGTGATGCAATATTCTATTTTATGCCAATAATAATTGGATATACTTCTGCAAATAAATTTAAGCTTAATCCCTTTGTAGGAATGATAATTGGAGCTGCTCTTTGTTATCCAAACATTCAAAAGTCAACATTAGCAGCTGGTGAGCCATTAATGACTTTATTTGGTGGTACTTTTGCAGAAAGTCCAGTATATATTAAGATTTTTGGAATTCCATTTTTAGCACAAGACTATACAAGCAGTGTAGTGCCAGTAATATTTATTGTTTGGTTTGCTAGTAAGTTACAAAAGCTTGGTAAGAAGTTTATACCAGAAATGTTACAAAATTTCTTTGTACCAGTATTTGTATTGCTAATTTCCCTTCCACTTGGCTTCTTAGTAATAGGACCAATAGTATCAATTGCTACAAGCTTAGTTGGAGAAGGCTTTGGAAGTTTATATGAATTATCACCAATAATATGCGGAATTTTACTTGGCTTCTTCTGGCAAGTACTTGTTATTTTTGGATTACATTGGGGATTAATTCCTTTAGCAATGATGAATTTAGGAATTCTAGGATACGATACTATTTTAACAGGAACGTTTGGAGCTTCCTTTGCACAAACAGCAGTAGTAATTGCAATGTACTTCAAATTAAAAGATAAAAAGCAAAAAGCTTTATGTCTGCCAGCAATTGTATCAGGAATTTGTGGTGTAACAGAACCTGCAATCTATGGTTTCTCATTACCTAAGAAGACCCCATTTATTTATTCTATGATAGGCGGTGCAGTAGGTGGAGCCATCATGGGAGCAATGAATGTAAAATCTTATACTATGGGTGGTCTTGGAATATTTGGTGTTGTAAACTACATTAATACAGCTAATAATGATGCCAGCGGAATGTTTGCTTCATTTATATGTATAGCAGTATCAATGGCAGTAGGTTTTGTATTGACCTATTTCTTATGGAAAGATAATTCAGTAGTTGAGCAAGATAGTAAAAAAAAACTAGAAATGTCTCTTTAG
- the licT gene encoding BglG family transcription antiterminator LicT: MKIEKILNNNAVVIKENDNEKIVMGCGIAYKKRVGDEVSEDKIDKIFLLSNKEINNKFQELVSDIPMEYVELGEKIITFAKTQLGKKLNDTIYISLVDHIYTAITRFLEGIEVKNALLWEIKRFYKDEYPIGLTALDLIEEIFSVRLPEDEAGFIALHIVNAEMDGNEKEVKRVYKITKIMQEILNIVRYNFKISFDEDSVYYYRFISHLKFFADRVFSERTYKDENNDDLFGIIQNKYKNSFQCVEKIAKFIEDKYQYIISDEEKLYLTIHIERIVYKSNK, translated from the coding sequence ATGAAAATCGAGAAAATTCTTAATAATAATGCTGTTGTAATTAAGGAAAATGACAATGAGAAAATTGTCATGGGCTGTGGTATTGCATATAAGAAAAGGGTTGGAGATGAAGTTTCAGAGGATAAAATAGATAAAATATTTCTACTATCTAATAAAGAAATAAATAATAAATTTCAAGAACTTGTATCAGATATTCCAATGGAATATGTTGAACTTGGAGAGAAAATTATAACCTTTGCAAAGACACAATTAGGTAAGAAGTTAAACGATACAATTTATATTTCACTGGTAGACCATATTTATACAGCAATAACAAGGTTTTTAGAAGGTATCGAAGTAAAAAATGCCCTCCTTTGGGAAATTAAAAGATTTTATAAAGATGAATATCCCATTGGTCTTACAGCTCTAGATCTTATTGAAGAGATATTTTCAGTTAGGTTACCAGAGGATGAAGCAGGTTTTATTGCCCTTCATATTGTAAATGCAGAAATGGATGGTAATGAAAAGGAAGTAAAAAGGGTTTATAAAATAACTAAGATAATGCAGGAAATATTAAACATAGTTAGATATAATTTTAAAATTAGCTTTGATGAAGACTCGGTATATTATTATAGATTCATTTCTCATTTAAAATTTTTTGCAGACAGGGTGTTTAGTGAAAGAACTTATAAAGATGAAAATAATGATGATTTATTTGGAATTATTCAAAATAAATATAAAAACTCCTTTCAATGTGTAGAGAAAATAGCTAAATTTATTGAAGATAAATATCAGTACATTATTTCTGATGAAGAAAAATTATATTTAACAATTCATATTGAAAGAATAGTTTATAAATCAAATAAATAG